Proteins encoded by one window of Chryseobacterium sp. POL2:
- a CDS encoding anthranilate synthase component I family protein, producing MKINNKIHIKTNIKSQLADLHTPIGIYLRLRDQFRDTILLENAGNQNSEKSFSFICVNAIAGIEICNYDEAELKFPLENPIKVSLKNQKVTTLLQEFSDCFVCETPDLEIGKQAQGLFGYTSYDAIPFFENIQFKTQSEENKISLLRYRLYQYIIAINHHNDEMFLIENKIEGLKSEFLSIENIIHQKNAPVYPFESIGDETSNLTDEEYLKSVEFAKKHCFRGDVFQLVLSRRFEQKFRGDEFNVYRALRNINPSPYLFFFDYGDYKLMGSSPESQLIIKNKKAIIHPIAGTFKRTGNVEFDLQSAEELKKDPKENAEHTMLVDLARNDLSIHGKNTTVTKLKEIHFFSHVIHMVSEVVADVSENQNPYEMIATTFPQGTLSGAPKYKAMQLIDEHEKTSRSFYAGCIGFVGFDGSCNQAIMIRSFLSKNNTLFYQAGAGIVAKSNPENELQEVNNKIGALKKAIAKAAKMS from the coding sequence ATGAAAATCAACAACAAAATCCATATTAAAACCAACATCAAATCTCAACTTGCGGACTTGCACACACCTATCGGGATCTACCTCCGATTGCGCGATCAATTTCGGGATACCATTTTGCTCGAAAACGCTGGAAATCAAAACTCCGAAAAATCTTTCTCATTCATTTGTGTAAACGCCATTGCTGGAATCGAAATCTGTAATTACGATGAAGCCGAACTCAAATTTCCTCTAGAAAACCCCATAAAAGTGAGTCTTAAAAATCAAAAAGTAACTACTCTTTTGCAGGAATTTTCAGATTGTTTTGTTTGCGAAACACCTGATTTAGAAATAGGAAAACAAGCGCAAGGGCTTTTTGGATATACCAGTTATGATGCGATTCCTTTTTTTGAAAATATCCAGTTCAAAACGCAATCTGAGGAAAACAAAATTTCGTTGCTGCGTTACAGATTGTACCAATACATCATCGCCATCAACCATCATAACGACGAAATGTTTCTCATTGAAAATAAAATTGAAGGCTTAAAATCCGAATTTTTAAGTATCGAAAATATCATCCATCAAAAAAATGCACCCGTTTATCCTTTCGAAAGTATTGGTGATGAGACTTCCAATCTTACCGACGAAGAATATCTTAAATCCGTTGAATTTGCTAAAAAACACTGTTTCCGTGGCGATGTTTTTCAATTGGTTTTAAGCCGAAGATTCGAGCAAAAATTCCGAGGTGACGAATTCAATGTTTATCGTGCTTTGCGAAATATTAATCCTTCTCCTTATTTATTTTTCTTCGATTATGGCGATTACAAATTAATGGGTTCCAGCCCAGAAAGTCAATTGATTATTAAAAATAAAAAAGCCATTATTCACCCCATTGCAGGGACTTTCAAACGAACAGGAAATGTCGAGTTTGATTTACAATCTGCCGAAGAGCTTAAAAAAGATCCCAAAGAAAATGCCGAACACACAATGTTAGTAGATTTAGCAAGAAATGATTTGAGCATTCACGGAAAAAATACGACGGTAACCAAATTGAAAGAAATTCATTTTTTTTCTCACGTTATTCACATGGTTTCGGAAGTTGTGGCGGATGTTTCGGAAAACCAAAATCCTTATGAAATGATTGCAACCACCTTTCCACAGGGAACTTTGAGTGGCGCACCAAAATACAAAGCCATGCAATTGATTGACGAACATGAGAAAACTTCAAGAAGCTTTTATGCAGGGTGCATCGGTTTTGTTGGCTTTGACGGAAGCTGCAACCAAGCGATTATGATTAGAAGTTTTTTAAGTAAAAACAATACGTTGTTTTATCAAGCGGGCGCAGGAATTGTTGCTAAATCTAATCCAGAAAATGAACTTCAAGAAGTTAATAATAAAATAGGTGCTTTGAAAAAAGCGATTGCAAAAGCAGCGAAAATGAGTTAA
- a CDS encoding anthranilate synthase component II — MKILVFDNYDSFTYNLVQMIEQIIDEKIEVFRNDQIALEDIEKYDKIILSPGPGIPEEAGILLDVIKKYAPTKSIFGVCLGQQAIAEAFGGSLINLSEIYHGIATESKQIKEHSIFKNLPEILEVGRYHSWAVNPENFPEELEITSVDDKGMIMSLKHKTYDVHAVQYHPESILTPQGRQILENFLIV; from the coding sequence ATTAAAATTTTGGTTTTCGACAACTACGACAGTTTCACCTACAATCTCGTTCAAATGATTGAGCAAATTATTGATGAAAAAATAGAAGTTTTTAGAAACGACCAAATCGCTTTGGAAGACATTGAAAAGTACGATAAAATCATCCTTTCGCCAGGTCCTGGAATTCCCGAGGAAGCTGGAATTTTATTAGATGTGATAAAAAAATATGCCCCAACAAAATCCATTTTTGGCGTTTGTCTCGGTCAACAAGCTATTGCGGAAGCTTTTGGCGGAAGTTTAATCAATCTTTCGGAAATCTATCACGGTATAGCCACCGAATCCAAGCAAATTAAAGAACATTCCATTTTTAAAAATCTTCCCGAAATATTGGAAGTTGGGCGGTATCATTCTTGGGCGGTGAATCCCGAAAACTTCCCTGAAGAACTCGAAATAACTTCCGTAGATGACAAAGGAATGATTATGAGTTTGAAACACAAAACCTACGATGTTCACGCCGTTCAATATCATCCAGAAAGTATTTTAACACCGCAAGGAAGACAAATTCTAGAAAATTTTTTAATTGTTTAA
- the trpD gene encoding anthranilate phosphoribosyltransferase: MKEILQYLFNHQTLSKSEAKAILLEISQGKFNDSEVISFISVFLMRTITLEEVIGFREALLRVAKPIDLGTKDLVDIVGTGGDGKNTFNISTLASFVVAGTGQQVAKHGNYAASSISGSSNVLEELGYQFKDNSEDLKADLEKGNICFLHAPLFHPALKTVAPLRKQLGLKTFFNMLGPLVNPVQPNFMMIGVAHLEIARVYQYLLQKENKEFMLVNALDGYDEISLTADAKIFDKNGEKIVSAEDLKFKNYLPETIYGGNTKKEAAQIFISILEGNGTEAQNAVVLANAALALENTRKYGDYENCLSMAKESLESGKALKSVQLLVNS, encoded by the coding sequence ATGAAAGAAATTTTACAATACCTTTTTAACCATCAAACACTTTCTAAATCCGAAGCGAAAGCCATTCTATTGGAAATTTCTCAAGGAAAATTCAATGATAGTGAAGTCATTTCTTTTATCAGCGTTTTTCTGATGCGTACAATTACACTCGAAGAAGTAATCGGTTTTCGTGAAGCTTTATTGCGAGTCGCAAAGCCCATCGACTTAGGAACTAAAGATTTGGTGGATATTGTTGGAACCGGCGGCGATGGAAAAAACACTTTTAACATTTCCACATTGGCAAGTTTTGTCGTGGCAGGGACTGGACAACAAGTCGCTAAACACGGTAATTATGCAGCGTCATCGATTAGTGGTTCTTCAAATGTTTTAGAAGAATTAGGTTATCAATTCAAAGATAATTCTGAAGATTTAAAAGCCGACTTAGAAAAAGGAAATATTTGTTTTCTTCACGCTCCACTTTTTCATCCAGCTTTGAAAACCGTTGCACCACTTAGAAAACAATTGGGTTTAAAAACTTTTTTCAATATGCTTGGGCCCTTAGTGAATCCTGTTCAACCCAATTTTATGATGATTGGTGTTGCCCATTTGGAAATTGCAAGAGTCTATCAATACCTTTTACAAAAGGAAAATAAAGAATTTATGCTCGTAAATGCTTTGGATGGTTACGATGAAATTTCATTAACGGCTGATGCCAAAATTTTCGATAAAAATGGAGAAAAAATTGTTTCGGCAGAAGATTTGAAATTCAAAAACTATTTACCCGAAACGATTTATGGTGGGAATACGAAAAAAGAAGCAGCACAAATTTTCATCTCTATTTTAGAAGGCAACGGAACTGAAGCTCAAAATGCCGTTGTATTAGCCAACGCCGCTCTAGCTTTAGAAAACACAAGAAAATATGGCGATTACGAAAATTGTCTTTCGATGGCAAAGGAAAGTTTGGAAAGCGGAAAAGCATTGAAAAGTGTACAGTTATTGGTTAATAGTTGA
- the trpC gene encoding indole-3-glycerol phosphate synthase TrpC — protein sequence MNILDKIIKRKKQEISEAKSKISIQQLKDSEFFGRQTFSLKKTIKSKSGIIAEFKRQSPSKGIINDKVSPFEVISQYEKFGASAVSILTDQDFFGGSFEDIISVRNSVNIPILRKDFMVDEYQFYEAKSIGADIILLIAACLSPNQVQEFTALAHELNLEVLLEIHSEEELKHINNKVDFVGINNRNLKDFKVDLQHSVDLKNQLPKDIFSIAESGIYHEEDFNFLKNKGFDGFLMGEYFMKNENPGKKFEEFVSNVKI from the coding sequence ATGAACATTCTAGATAAAATAATAAAAAGAAAAAAACAAGAAATTTCGGAAGCCAAATCTAAGATTTCTATTCAACAACTGAAAGATTCGGAGTTTTTTGGAAGACAAACTTTTTCTTTAAAAAAAACGATAAAGTCGAAGTCTGGAATTATTGCTGAATTTAAACGACAATCGCCAAGCAAAGGCATTATTAACGATAAAGTTTCGCCTTTTGAAGTCATTTCACAATACGAAAAATTTGGTGCGAGTGCTGTTTCTATCTTGACGGATCAGGATTTTTTTGGCGGAAGTTTCGAAGATATTATTTCGGTGAGAAATTCTGTTAATATTCCGATCTTGAGGAAAGATTTTATGGTGGACGAATATCAGTTTTATGAAGCGAAATCCATTGGCGCAGATATTATTTTGCTGATTGCAGCTTGCCTTTCTCCAAATCAAGTGCAAGAATTTACCGCATTGGCACACGAATTAAATTTGGAGGTTTTGTTGGAAATTCATTCCGAAGAAGAATTGAAACACATTAATAACAAAGTTGATTTTGTGGGAATTAACAACCGAAATTTAAAAGATTTCAAAGTAGATTTACAACATTCAGTAGATTTGAAAAACCAACTTCCAAAAGATATTTTTTCCATCGCAGAAAGTGGAATTTACCATGAAGAAGATTTTAATTTTTTAAAAAACAAAGGTTTTGATGGATTTTTGATGGGCGAATATTTTATGAAAAACGAAAATCCAGGAAAGAAATTCGAAGAATTTGTATCAAACGTAAAAATTTAA
- a CDS encoding phosphoribosylanthranilate isomerase: MESQISNLKSQIQLKVCGLTKLDQIQELIDLKVDFLGFIFYEKSPRYVLNHLSLKQISEINHQGKVGVFVNESIENIVDISDKTQLNFIQLHGDETEEFIFELRKKLEKNIDIIKVIRIGQDFTDLKKKIEKISNLKSQISNLLFDTDSKAFGGTGKSFDWQILNELKIPIPYFLSGGISNENTQQLSTINQQPFALDINSKFEIEAGNKNIQKIIDFKNLISNI; this comes from the coding sequence ATGGAATCTCAAATCTCAAATCTCAAATCTCAAATCCAACTCAAAGTTTGTGGCTTAACAAAACTCGATCAAATTCAGGAATTAATTGACTTGAAAGTGGATTTTTTGGGCTTTATTTTCTATGAAAAATCACCAAGATATGTTTTGAATCATTTGAGTTTAAAGCAAATTTCAGAAATTAATCATCAAGGAAAAGTCGGTGTTTTTGTAAATGAAAGTATTGAAAACATTGTTGATATTTCTGATAAAACACAACTCAATTTCATACAATTGCATGGCGATGAAACGGAGGAATTTATTTTTGAATTAAGAAAAAAATTAGAAAAAAACATTGATATAATTAAAGTAATTAGAATTGGACAAGATTTTACAGATTTGAAAAAAAAGATTGAAAAAATCTCAAATCTCAAATCTCAAATCTCAAATCTCTTATTCGATACCGACAGCAAAGCCTTTGGCGGAACCGGAAAAAGCTTTGACTGGCAAATTTTAAATGAACTCAAAATACCTATTCCTTATTTTTTAAGCGGCGGAATTTCAAACGAGAATACCCAACAACTCTCAACTATTAACCAACAACCATTCGCTTTAGACATCAACTCAAAATTTGAAATCGAAGCTGGTAATAAAAACATTCAAAAAATTATTGATTTTAAAAATCTCATTTCTAACATCTAA